In Lotus japonicus ecotype B-129 chromosome 5, LjGifu_v1.2, one genomic interval encodes:
- the LOC130719807 gene encoding glutathione S-transferase T3-like, with protein MEEQYNEYRKIGLSSRKSQSLKSRYHRLNRSVQAFVGCYKEANNYHKSGYSEKNIMDEACALYTKYINGDFKCEHAWQLWRDESKWKGELMFNHSRRHKHSIDGVYTSSSSPSTLIDCLKYEHAQPSTHLTRQKATKRKAKAKTSNASSNYMDLSNWEAGVTKK; from the coding sequence ATGGAAGAGCAGTATAACGAGTATCGCAAGATAGGTTTGTCTTCGAGGAAATCGCAATCACTGAAATCTCGATATCATCGATTGAATAGATCGGTTCAAGCATTTGTTGGCTGCTACAAGGAAGCTAACAATTATCATAAAAGTGGTTACTCGGAGAAGAATATCATGGATGAGGCGTGTGCATTGTATACTAAATATATCAATGGTGATTTCAAATGTGAGCATGCATGGCAGTTGTGGAGAGATGAATCAAAGTGGAAGGGAGAATTAATGTTCAACCATTCAAGGAGACATAAGCATTCTATTGATGGTGTGTACACATCATCTTCTAGCCCGAGCACGCTAATCGATTGTTTAAAATATGAGCATGCACAACCATCAACCCACTTAACTAGGCAGAAGGCAACAAAAAGAAAGGCCAAAGCAAAAACATCTAATGCATCTTCTAACTACATGGACCTTTCAAATTGGGAAGCTGGTGTGactaaaaaatga
- the LOC130721215 gene encoding putative pentatricopeptide repeat-containing protein At1g02420, with translation MLLKRCTFQSQSTFLPAPNLILSRLLSSTLNDGDVHRVMTIITTTSSPENLRQSLKSSGVFLSNELIDQVLKRVRFSHANPSQTLEFYRYTGRRKGFFHTAFSLDTMLYILGRSRMFNHIWDLLIEARWKDQTLITPRTVMVVLARTAKVCSVRQTVEFFRRFKKLVPDFDTNCFNALLRTLCQEKSMTDARNVYHSLKHQFRPNLQTFNILLSGWKTPEDAEVFFKEMREMGVTPDVVTYNSLVDVYCKGRELEKAYKVLDEMRERDLSPDVITYTSIIGGLGLVGQPDKARDVLKEMKEYGCYPDVPAYNAAIRNFCIAKRLREAYDLVDEMTSKGLNPNATTYNLFFRIFYWSNDLQSSWNMYHRMMGLGCHPNTQSCMFLIRLFKKQEKVEMALQLWGDMVEKGFGSYTLVSDVLFDLLCDMGKLGEAEKCFLEMIEKGQKPSNVSFRRIKVLMELANRHEALQNLTQKMAVFGRPVQVRESRPVQVHESRESAIDT, from the coding sequence ATGTTGCTGAAGCGTTGCACATTTCAATCCCAATCCACGTTCCTCCCCGCTCCAAATCTCATCCTCTCGCGCCTCCTCAGCTCCACCCTCAACGACGGCGACGTACACAGAGTCAtgaccatcatcaccaccacttcCTCGCCGGAAAACCTGCGACAATCCCTCAAATCAAGCGGCGTTTTCCTCTCAAACGAACTCATCGACCAAGTCCTCAAAAGGGTCCGTTTCAGCCACGCAAACCCCTCCCAAACCCTCGAGTTCTACCGCTACACTGGCCGCAGAAAAGGGTTCTTCCACACCGCGTTTTCCCTCGACACCATGCTCTACATTCTCGGGAGAAGCCGCATGTTCAACCATATCTGGGACCTTCTCATCGAAGCGCGGTGGAAAGACCAAACTCTCATCACCCCGCGCACTGTCATGGTTGTCTTGGCCAGAACAGCGAAGGTTTGTTCTGTTAGACAAACTGTGGAGTTTTTCAGAAGGTTCAAGAAGCTGGTTCCTGATTTTGATACTAACTGTTTCAATGCATTGTTGAGAACTTTGTGTCAGGAGAAGAGCATGACGGATGCTAGAAACGTGTATCATAGTTTGAAGCATCAGTTTCGGCCGAATTTGCAAACGTTTAACATTCTGCTTTCTGGGTGGAAGACCCCAGAGGACGCTGAGGTGTTCTTCAAGGAGATGAGGGAGATGGGGGTGACGCCTGATGTTGTTACGTACAATAGTTTGGTGGATGTTTACTGCAAGGGTAGGGAGTTGGAGAAGGCCTATAAGGTGCTCGATGAAATGCGTGAACGGGATTTGTCGCCGGATGTGATTACATACACGAGTATAATTGGTGGGTTGGGGTTGGTTGGTCAGCCGGATAAAGCTAGAGATGTTTTGAAGGAGATGAAGGAGTATGGCTGTTACCCTGATGTCCCGGCGTACAATGCTGCCATTAGGAACTTTTGCATTGCGAAGAGGCTTCGTGAGGCTTATGATTTGGTGGATGAGATGACGAGCAAAGGTTTAAATCCGAATGCTACTACTTACAATTTGTTTTTCAGGATTTTTTACTGGTCTAATGATTTACAGAGCTCCTGGAACATGTACCATAGGATGATGGGGTTGGGATGCCATCCGAATACACAGTCTTGTATGTTCTTAATAAGGCTGTTTAAGAAGCAGGAAAAGGTGGAGATGGCGCTGCAGCTATGGGGTGACATGGTGGAAAAGGGTTTTGGCTCCTATACTTTGGTTTCTGATGTGCTGTTTGACTTGCTTTGTGATATGGGGAAGTTGGGAGAAGCAGAGAAGTGTTTCTTGGAGATGATTGAGAAGGGGCAGAAGCCGAGTAATGTTTCATTTAGGAGAATCAAGGTTCTCATGGAACTAGCTAATAGACATGAGGCCCTTCAGAACTTGACACAGAAAATGGCCGTGTTTGGGCGACCAGTCCAAGTTCGTGAAAGTAGACCAGTCCAAGTTCATGAAAGTAGAGAGAGCGCGATTGATACTTAA
- the LOC130721322 gene encoding transcription factor MYB108-like, with translation MRSVDPKVKKGVSVTEHKENDSTSIRKGPWTLDEDTILINYITTHGEGHWNSLARAAGLRRNGKSCRLRWLNYLRPDVRRGNITLQEQILILELHSQWGNRWSKIAQHLPGRTDNEIKNYWRTRVIKQAKQLKCDVNSKQFRDTLRHVWMPRLLERVQTNRTECVKQSNSLSSGSSGAYSDSSSLELHVGSNSDPELLGRDVSVDLRPCFNDQMLEQGKGGGDSLENLWNDESMWFNLQQFSDGMESTYS, from the exons ATGAGAAGTGTAGATCCTAAGGTTAAGAAAGGAGTGTCTGTAACAGAGCACAAAGAAAACGATTCAACAAGCATCAGAAAAGGTCCATGGACGTTAGATGAGGACACCATTCTCATCAATTACATTACCACCCACGGTGAAGGTCACTGGAATTCGCTGGCACGTGCTGCAG GTTTGAGGAGAAATGGGAAAAGTTGCAGATTGAGGTGGCTAAACTACTTGCGCCCTGATGTTCGGCGTGGAAACATCACACTCCAAGAGCAGATATTGATCCTTGAACTCCATTCTCAGTGGGGTAACAGGTGGTCAAAGATTGCTCAGCATCTACCAGGAAGAACAGACAACGAAATCAAGAACTATTGGAGAACGAGGGTGATAAAGCAAGCAAAGCAGCTAAAGTGCGATGTCAACAGCAAACAATTCAGAGACACCTTGCGTCACGTGTGGATGCCACGCTTGCTGGAGCGAGTTCAGACAAACAGAACAGAGTGTGTAAAACAGAGCAACTCCCTCTCCTCCGGTTCAAGTGGAGCATACTCAGACTCATCGTCACTGGAGCTCCATGTTGGTTCAAATTCAGACCCTGAACTGTTGGGTCGTGATGTCTCGGTGGATTTAAGGCCATGTTTCAATGACCAGATGTTAGAACAGGGGAAGGGTGGTGGTGACTCGTTAGAGAATTTGTGGAATGATGAGAGTATGTGGTTTAATTTGCAGCAATTTTCTGATGGCATGGAATCAACATACAGTTAA